A stretch of Lentibacillus sp. JNUCC-1 DNA encodes these proteins:
- the hpaD gene encoding 3,4-dihydroxyphenylacetate 2,3-dioxygenase, with protein MDVNIIRCARTVLHVRDLEASRRFYVEALGFIETESDGSHLYLRGLEEHCHHSIVLKKKAEPAVEALGYKVSCAEDLDRLAAMFSEKGHAVSWLEKGSQKAMGRALRVMDIVGLPLEFFAEIEPAERMLQRYDLYKGARVQRIDHFNCMVSDVGAAQEFYQNELGFRCSEYTNTPEGDVWATWLHRKQTVHDVAFMNGPGPRLHHIGFWLPDPLAIIHACDVLASMGYGDQIERGPGRHGLSNAFFLYLRDPDGHRIELYNGDYLTSDPDFKPIRWDINDPMRQTFWGHAAPDSWFEEAMPVLDIQTDKPVPLNPGKLKQHKPTFVI; from the coding sequence ATGGACGTTAATATTATTCGATGTGCCCGAACGGTTTTGCATGTGAGGGATCTGGAAGCATCTCGCCGGTTTTACGTAGAGGCGCTTGGGTTTATTGAAACTGAATCAGATGGGTCGCACCTTTACCTTCGCGGACTTGAGGAACATTGCCATCATAGCATTGTTTTAAAAAAGAAAGCAGAACCGGCTGTGGAAGCACTGGGATATAAAGTCTCATGCGCCGAGGATCTGGATCGCTTGGCCGCTATGTTTTCCGAAAAAGGCCATGCTGTTTCATGGCTGGAAAAAGGAAGTCAGAAAGCCATGGGACGTGCGCTACGTGTGATGGATATAGTCGGATTGCCACTGGAGTTCTTTGCGGAGATAGAGCCTGCTGAGCGTATGTTGCAGCGGTATGATCTGTATAAAGGCGCACGTGTACAGCGGATCGATCATTTTAATTGCATGGTGTCGGACGTTGGAGCTGCACAGGAATTCTATCAAAATGAACTTGGTTTCAGGTGTTCTGAATACACGAATACACCTGAAGGCGATGTGTGGGCGACTTGGTTGCACCGGAAACAGACGGTCCATGATGTGGCTTTTATGAATGGGCCTGGTCCACGTCTCCATCATATTGGATTTTGGCTGCCTGATCCACTTGCGATTATTCATGCATGTGATGTGCTCGCCTCAATGGGATATGGAGACCAGATTGAACGCGGACCCGGCCGACATGGACTGTCCAACGCCTTTTTCCTATATTTAAGAGATCCTGACGGGCACCGGATTGAGCTGTATAACGGTGACTATTTAACAAGCGATCCGGATTTCAAGCCTATCCGCTGGGATATCAACGATCCCATGCGGCAAACCTTTTGGGGCCACGCCGCACCCGACAGCTGGTTTGAAGAAGCCATGCCGGTTTTGGATATACAGACAGATAAACCAGTCCCCTTGAACCCGGGGAAATTAAAGCAACATAAACCAACCTTTGTCATCTAG